One Littorina saxatilis isolate snail1 linkage group LG10, US_GU_Lsax_2.0, whole genome shotgun sequence DNA window includes the following coding sequences:
- the LOC138978546 gene encoding protein SCO1 homolog, mitochondrial-like isoform X2 — MSFTFRLHGLRDPSKQFPGIAPWPRQRVHQGLRWYSSEGGKVLPKSERPGKGKGPISWKGLAVVAGLGGVMLLGLQYVKREKELAIAKERSKSLGKARLGGDWELVNAQSQKVTNKDFLGKWILIYFGFTHCPDICPEEMEKMAEVVDKIESLPSIPNVLPIFITVDPERDTPAAVAEYVKEFSPKLIGLTGTVDQVNKATRAYRVYYSMGPKDEDNDYIVDHTIIMYLINPEGNFVDYFGQNKNADEISSSVALHMKKFAAMS; from the exons ATGTCCTTCACCTTCCGGTTGCATGGTTTACGTGATCCATCGAAACAG TTTCCAGGCATTGCTCCTTGGCCAAGGCAGAGAGTGCATCAAGGCTTGCGATGGTACTCATCAGAGGGGGGGAAAGTTCTGCCCAAATCAGAGAGACCTGGCAAGGGCAAAGGG CCCATCTCATGGAAAGGCCTAGCGGTGGTGGCGGGCTTGGGAGGCGTCATGCTGCTGGGACTACAGTACGTCAAGAGGGAAAAGGAGCTTG CCATCGCTAAGGAGCGCAGCAAGTCACTGGGGAAGGCGCGTCTGGGCGGTGACTGGGAGCTGGTGAACGCTCAGTCCCAGAAGGTCACCAACAAAGACTTCCTGGGCAAGTGGATCCTCATCTACTTCGGCTTCACCCACTGTCCCGACATCTGTCCCGAGGAGATGGAGAAGATGGCCGAGGTTGTGGACAAGATTG AATCCTTACCAAGCATTCCCAACGTGCTGCCTATCTTCATCACAGTGGATCCAGAAAGAGATACACCTGCTGCTGTTGCAGAATATGTAAAAG AGTTTTCCCCCAAGTTGATAGGTCTGACTGGGACAGTGGATCAGGTGAACAAAGCCACGCGTGCCTATCGTGTCTACTACAGCATGGGGCCGAAAGATGAGGACAACGACTATATT GTGGACCACACCATCATCATGTACCTCATCAACCCAGAGGGAAACTTTGTGGACTACTTTGGTCAGAACAAGAACGCTGATGAGATAAGTAGCAGCGTCGCCCTTCACATGAAAAAGTTTGCTGCAATGAGCTGA
- the LOC138978538 gene encoding cytochrome P450 4F12-like gives MIIELLFSPILWLTLVVVCIVKVVPWFLRLRQLHKKLSGLPSEKDFSLVLGTLHKFPDQNDGPALLKYELGWLNTSRRMFLVWATSLRPILFVYHPHLAKMILQSSEPKPMGFGDVMASIKPWVGEGLVTSNGSHWQRHRHLLTPAFHFDILRPYVDIFNNAADIMLEKIGELADKGESFDIYPLLKKCTIDIILKCAMSVDLDIQRQTEEVPYMKSCERLATLWGDRLSTPLHYIDWIFERSAAGQEFMQHCDLVHTFAENIINKRRQTLEKEGPPKKRYLDFVDILLTAKDESGQGLSATDIRSEVDTFLFAGHETSSTATSWLLHLLSENQDCQERAQQEVDNILNGRDSTDIAWSDLPKLEYVSCCIKETLRLYPPAPGIVRILTKDVTMDGVEVPSGTRVGVLLILMHRNPEIFPDPDQFQPDRFTKANSQARDPFAFAPFSAGPRNCIGQNFANNEMKVLASKILHKFHLTGDPARPVRPISKAIFHSESGVWLFAKRRTPSHPAADS, from the exons ATGATCATCGAACTCCTGTTCAGTCCCATCTTGTGGCTGACATTGGTTG TGGTCTGCATTGTAAAAGTAGTCCCATGGTTTCTGCGACTCAGACAACTACACAAGAAGTTGAGTGGCTTGCCAAGTGAGAAAGACTTTTCCCTAGTGCTTGGCACTCTACACAAG TTTCCTGATCAAAATGATGGGCCTGCCTTGCTGAAATATGAGCTTGGCTGGTTGAATACATCACGTCGAATGTTTTTAGTTTGGGCGACGTCTCTACGCCCCATTCTCTTCGTCTACCATCCACACCTTGCCAAAATGATTCTACAGTCTTCAG AGCCGAAACCAATGGGTTTTGGAGACGTGATGGCCAGCATCAAGCCCTGGGTTGGAGAGGGGTTGGTCACGTCCAATGGGAGCCACTGGCAACGCCATCGCCATCTCCTGACGCCAGCTTTCCACTTTGACATTCTGCGCCCTTATGTCGACATCTTCAACAATGCAGCAGATATCATGTTG GAAAAAATTGGTGAGCTTGCGGACAAGGGTGAAAGTTTTGACATCTATCCACTGCTGAAAAAGTGCACGATTGACATAATCCTGAAGTGTGCCATGTCGGTTGATCTGGACATACAACGACAGAC GGAGGAGGTTCCTTACATGAAATCCTGCGAGAGACTTGCAACACTTTGGGGCGACAGATTGTC CACCCCACTCCACTATATAGACTGGATCTTTGAGAGATCAGCTGCAGGGCAGGAGTTTATGCAGCATTGTGACTTGGTGCACACATTTGCTGAAAACATCATCAATAAAAGACGCCAAACCCTG GAGAAAGAGGGTCCTCCCAAGAAGCGCTACCTGGACTTTGTGGACATCCTGCTGACCGCCAAGGATGAGTCTGGACAGGGACTCAGCGCCACCGACATCCGGTCAGAGGTGGACACGTTCCTCTTTGCTG GCCACGAGACATCCTCCACTGCCACCAGCTGGTTGCTGCACCTTCTCTCAGAGAACCAGGACTGCCAGGAGCGTGCGCAGCAGGAAGTGGATAACATACTGAATGGAAGAGACTCCACTGACATCGCGTG GTCAGACCTCCCCAAGCTGGAGTATGTGTCTTGCTGCATTAAGGAAACCCTCCGCCTGTATCCCCCTGCACCCGGCATTGTGCGCATTCTGACCAAGGACGTGACGATGGACGGTGTGGAGGTTCCGTCAGGCACGCGTGTTGGTGTGTTACTCATTCTCATGCACCGAAACCCTGAGATCTTCCCTGACCCGGACCAGTTTCAGCCTGACCGCTTCACCAAGGCCAACAGTCAGGCCAGGGACCCTTTCGCCTTCGCCCCTTTCTCCGCCGGACCCAG AAATTGCATTGGACAAAACTTTGCCAACAACGAGATGAAGGTCCTTGCCTCCAAAATTCTGCATAA GTTTCATCTGACTGGTGACCCTGCCCGGCCCGTCAGACCCATATCCAAGGCCATCTTTCACTCGGAGTCAGGTGTGTGGCTGTTCGCCAAGCGCAGGACACCCTCACACCCAGCAGCTGATTCTTGA
- the LOC138978546 gene encoding protein SCO1 homolog, mitochondrial-like isoform X1 translates to MDSLCARLICRRCFSMLKSSSTGIHTAGNGLCSAGRILSSRRQSRLQGLSQRATEKFPGIAPWPRQRVHQGLRWYSSEGGKVLPKSERPGKGKGPISWKGLAVVAGLGGVMLLGLQYVKREKELAIAKERSKSLGKARLGGDWELVNAQSQKVTNKDFLGKWILIYFGFTHCPDICPEEMEKMAEVVDKIESLPSIPNVLPIFITVDPERDTPAAVAEYVKEFSPKLIGLTGTVDQVNKATRAYRVYYSMGPKDEDNDYIVDHTIIMYLINPEGNFVDYFGQNKNADEISSSVALHMKKFAAMS, encoded by the exons ATGGATAGTCTGTGTGCAAGACTGATATGCAGGCGATGTTTTTCAATGTTAAAGTCCAGCTCGACGGGTATACATACAGCAGGGAACGGATTGTGCAGCGCCGGTAGAATCCTGAGCAGCAGACGACAGTCACGACTGCAGGGTCTTTCACAACGAGCGACGGAAAAG TTTCCAGGCATTGCTCCTTGGCCAAGGCAGAGAGTGCATCAAGGCTTGCGATGGTACTCATCAGAGGGGGGGAAAGTTCTGCCCAAATCAGAGAGACCTGGCAAGGGCAAAGGG CCCATCTCATGGAAAGGCCTAGCGGTGGTGGCGGGCTTGGGAGGCGTCATGCTGCTGGGACTACAGTACGTCAAGAGGGAAAAGGAGCTTG CCATCGCTAAGGAGCGCAGCAAGTCACTGGGGAAGGCGCGTCTGGGCGGTGACTGGGAGCTGGTGAACGCTCAGTCCCAGAAGGTCACCAACAAAGACTTCCTGGGCAAGTGGATCCTCATCTACTTCGGCTTCACCCACTGTCCCGACATCTGTCCCGAGGAGATGGAGAAGATGGCCGAGGTTGTGGACAAGATTG AATCCTTACCAAGCATTCCCAACGTGCTGCCTATCTTCATCACAGTGGATCCAGAAAGAGATACACCTGCTGCTGTTGCAGAATATGTAAAAG AGTTTTCCCCCAAGTTGATAGGTCTGACTGGGACAGTGGATCAGGTGAACAAAGCCACGCGTGCCTATCGTGTCTACTACAGCATGGGGCCGAAAGATGAGGACAACGACTATATT GTGGACCACACCATCATCATGTACCTCATCAACCCAGAGGGAAACTTTGTGGACTACTTTGGTCAGAACAAGAACGCTGATGAGATAAGTAGCAGCGTCGCCCTTCACATGAAAAAGTTTGCTGCAATGAGCTGA